Proteins from one Mesorhizobium sp. AR10 genomic window:
- a CDS encoding PDR/VanB family oxidoreductase, with protein sequence MASPRIIMKLTVTAVRKEPGDVLVLDLKHTRKPLLPPFEPGSHVDVHLPDRKVRQYSLCGDPTELSRYTIAVKREDVGRGGSAWIHDAVAVGCVLPVSAPRNHFPLAQREGPTVLLAGGIGITPILAMARALERQGKPYELHYFTRSRALAPLLSVIERELDCNTVWLHFDDEPETRQDIESLLSTRSLDAQLYYCGPPGFMAAVDRATALWPEGTVHFEAFRPPEHNDGPPEPFTITLRDGTVVPVAADTSALAALRAAGVLLMASCENGVCGTCECGILEGQPIHRDAVLSKDARTHRFIPCISRATGVLRLDL encoded by the coding sequence ATGGCCTCGCCCCGCATCATCATGAAACTGACCGTGACCGCCGTCCGCAAGGAGCCAGGCGACGTCCTGGTCCTCGACCTGAAGCACACGCGCAAACCTCTGCTGCCGCCCTTCGAACCGGGCTCTCACGTCGATGTTCATCTGCCTGATAGGAAAGTGCGCCAGTATTCGCTCTGCGGCGATCCGACAGAACTGAGCCGCTACACAATCGCGGTGAAGCGCGAAGATGTTGGTCGCGGCGGCTCGGCGTGGATCCATGACGCAGTGGCCGTCGGATGCGTGCTCCCAGTCTCTGCTCCTCGCAATCATTTTCCGCTTGCCCAACGCGAAGGGCCAACCGTGCTGCTGGCGGGAGGCATCGGGATCACCCCGATCCTGGCAATGGCACGTGCCCTGGAGCGGCAGGGCAAGCCGTACGAGCTGCATTACTTCACCCGCAGCCGAGCACTCGCGCCTCTGTTGTCGGTCATCGAGCGGGAGCTCGACTGCAACACCGTGTGGCTGCATTTCGACGACGAACCGGAGACCAGGCAGGATATTGAATCCTTGCTATCGACGCGTTCCCTCGACGCACAGCTCTATTATTGCGGTCCACCTGGTTTCATGGCGGCCGTGGATCGGGCAACCGCGCTCTGGCCGGAAGGAACCGTGCATTTCGAGGCCTTTCGGCCGCCGGAACACAACGATGGGCCACCCGAACCTTTCACGATCACCCTTCGCGACGGGACAGTGGTTCCTGTCGCGGCCGATACCTCGGCACTCGCAGCGTTGCGCGCCGCCGGCGTGCTACTCATGGCATCGTGCGAGAACGGGGTTTGCGGGACCTGCGAATGCGGAATTCTGGAAGGGCAGCCGATCCATCGGGATGCTGTCCTGTCCAAGGACGCTCGGACTCATCGGTTCATTCCATGCATATCGCGCGCAACCGGCGTGCTGAGACTAGATCTGTGA
- a CDS encoding helix-turn-helix domain-containing protein, with protein sequence MTDNETAAATEKQLGTALSLRVQHLRRAQNLSLDGLAALSGLSKGTVVAIEQGKANPSIGVLCHLAVAFSLSVTDLLGASSEEVSGGPIERTNPATLWKTPYGSEAKLEASTAGRTMFEIWSWTIVPGDVHRSDAHSRGTRELLSVVRGSLKVTVGSQTMTLQAGEAARLVTDQPHSYAAADNQPVLFSMAVLERGEEA encoded by the coding sequence ATGACCGACAATGAAACAGCAGCGGCAACGGAGAAGCAACTTGGGACGGCACTATCGTTGAGGGTGCAACATCTGCGCCGGGCCCAGAATTTGAGCCTGGATGGACTTGCTGCGCTCTCCGGCCTGTCGAAGGGCACCGTCGTAGCCATCGAACAGGGAAAGGCCAATCCGAGCATTGGAGTGTTGTGCCATCTGGCGGTCGCCTTCTCTCTGTCAGTTACCGATCTGTTGGGCGCGTCATCCGAGGAGGTCTCGGGTGGACCGATTGAGCGCACCAACCCCGCAACACTTTGGAAAACACCGTATGGAAGCGAGGCGAAATTGGAAGCCTCGACCGCAGGACGGACGATGTTCGAGATCTGGTCCTGGACGATTGTGCCCGGCGACGTTCATCGCTCGGACGCTCACAGTCGGGGCACCCGTGAGCTTCTTTCGGTCGTGCGCGGAAGTCTCAAGGTCACCGTCGGCTCGCAGACGATGACATTGCAGGCCGGAGAAGCCGCGCGGCTCGTGACCGATCAGCCGCATTCCTATGCTGCCGCGGACAATCAGCCTGTTTTGTTTTCAATGGCTGTGCTCGAACGCGGGGAGGAGGCATGA
- a CDS encoding transketolase, whose protein sequence is MTSKTAYLNQIERCVSWLAAWTIHNANHVREGDEIKVGGHQASSASLGTIMTALYYAALRPQDRVAVKPHAAPIFHAIQYLSGNQTREKLENFRGYKGAQSYPSRTKDVDDVDFSTGSVGLGVAQTLFSSLVQDYVSAHGWMKDRPEGRMVSLIGDAEMDEGNIYEALIEGWKHGLRNCWWIVDYNRQSLDAVIREGLWQRFEQIFKNFGWDVVILRHGSLQQAAFAEPGGEKLRDWIERCSNQLYSALTFQGGAAWRRRLLDEIGDQGSVTELIERRSDDELQALMVNLGGHDLPSLLEAFEAASRHDRPVCFICYTIKGYGLPLAGHKDNHAGQMTPTQMERFRQRMGVRPGEEWDKWAAATLPPAELEAFIAQAPFFSEGRRRLSAPAVPVPEALPAPAQGGKQVSTQMGFGQILNEIARSETPLAERIVTTSPDVTVSTNLGAWVNRRGLFARESMADTFKAERIPSTYTWEFGPKGQHLELGIAESNLMIMLGALGLSHSVNGVRLLPIGTVYDPFIYRAADQLNYACYQDARFLLVATPSGVTLAPEGGAHQSIGTPLIGMAQDGLCAFEPAFVDELAVIMRFAFDYMQRNGEGDPDETTWLRDQTGGSVYLRLSTRPLEQPHRDIGAELARDIVNGAYWLRPLGPNASVVIAYQGVVAPEAIAATGLIAEDRRDVGLLAITSADRLNAGWQAAERARQRGTVDAKSHIERLLAPLSRDCGIVTVIDGHPATLAWIGGVNGHRVKPLGVEHFGQTGTISDLYRHHGLDANAIAHAAQAVSAGRSIRYLKSLP, encoded by the coding sequence ATGACATCGAAAACTGCCTATTTGAACCAAATCGAGCGGTGTGTCTCCTGGCTTGCCGCCTGGACGATACATAATGCCAACCACGTGCGGGAAGGCGACGAGATCAAGGTTGGTGGTCACCAGGCCTCCTCCGCCTCTCTCGGTACGATCATGACCGCGCTTTACTACGCTGCGCTGCGTCCGCAGGACCGGGTGGCGGTCAAGCCCCATGCCGCACCGATCTTCCATGCAATTCAGTACCTGTCCGGGAACCAGACACGCGAGAAACTCGAAAACTTCCGCGGCTATAAGGGCGCCCAAAGTTACCCCTCGCGAACGAAGGACGTGGATGATGTCGACTTCTCGACCGGCTCGGTGGGCCTGGGTGTCGCACAGACGCTCTTTTCCTCCCTCGTGCAGGACTATGTATCCGCCCACGGTTGGATGAAGGATCGGCCCGAGGGGCGCATGGTCAGCCTGATCGGCGACGCCGAGATGGACGAGGGCAACATCTACGAGGCCCTGATCGAGGGTTGGAAGCACGGGCTGCGGAATTGCTGGTGGATCGTGGACTACAACCGTCAGTCGCTCGATGCGGTCATCCGCGAAGGTCTCTGGCAGCGGTTCGAACAGATATTCAAGAACTTCGGCTGGGACGTGGTGATCCTGCGCCATGGCTCCCTCCAGCAGGCCGCCTTTGCCGAGCCGGGAGGAGAGAAGTTGCGCGATTGGATCGAGCGGTGCTCCAACCAGCTTTATTCGGCGCTCACCTTTCAGGGTGGTGCCGCCTGGCGGAGGCGGCTGCTCGACGAGATTGGCGATCAGGGGTCGGTCACTGAGCTAATCGAACGCCGTTCTGACGACGAGTTGCAGGCGCTCATGGTCAATCTGGGCGGCCACGACCTGCCGAGCCTTCTCGAAGCCTTCGAGGCGGCCTCGCGGCATGACCGACCGGTCTGTTTCATCTGCTACACGATCAAGGGTTATGGCTTGCCGCTGGCCGGCCACAAGGACAACCATGCCGGCCAGATGACGCCCACCCAGATGGAACGCTTCCGCCAGCGGATGGGAGTCCGGCCCGGCGAGGAATGGGATAAATGGGCCGCGGCGACGTTGCCTCCGGCAGAACTGGAGGCCTTCATCGCCCAAGCGCCGTTTTTCAGCGAGGGCCGGCGCAGGCTCTCTGCACCCGCGGTTCCGGTTCCCGAGGCGCTGCCCGCGCCGGCACAGGGGGGCAAGCAGGTCTCAACCCAAATGGGTTTCGGCCAGATCCTCAACGAGATCGCGCGCAGTGAAACGCCGCTCGCCGAGCGCATCGTCACGACGTCCCCGGACGTCACGGTGTCGACCAATCTCGGCGCTTGGGTCAATCGACGCGGACTCTTCGCCCGCGAGAGCATGGCCGATACCTTCAAGGCCGAGCGTATCCCTTCAACCTACACCTGGGAGTTCGGGCCCAAGGGGCAGCACCTCGAACTCGGCATCGCCGAATCCAATCTCATGATTATGCTCGGGGCGCTGGGGCTGTCGCATTCCGTGAACGGTGTGCGGTTGCTGCCGATCGGGACTGTGTATGATCCCTTCATCTATCGCGCGGCCGATCAGCTGAACTATGCCTGCTACCAGGACGCGCGCTTTCTGCTGGTCGCCACGCCCTCCGGCGTAACCCTTGCCCCTGAGGGAGGAGCGCACCAGTCGATCGGCACGCCACTGATCGGCATGGCGCAGGACGGGCTTTGCGCCTTCGAGCCGGCCTTCGTGGATGAGCTTGCGGTGATCATGCGTTTCGCCTTCGACTACATGCAGCGGAACGGCGAAGGCGATCCAGACGAGACGACATGGCTGCGTGATCAGACGGGCGGATCGGTTTATCTGCGCCTGTCCACACGGCCCTTGGAGCAACCTCATCGCGACATAGGTGCGGAGCTGGCGCGCGACATCGTCAACGGTGCCTATTGGCTGCGCCCACTCGGACCGAACGCCAGCGTTGTCATCGCCTACCAGGGCGTCGTCGCGCCGGAAGCGATTGCCGCGACGGGTCTTATTGCGGAAGACCGGCGCGATGTCGGGCTGTTGGCGATTACATCTGCGGACCGGCTCAATGCGGGCTGGCAGGCCGCGGAACGTGCCCGGCAGCGCGGAACAGTCGACGCGAAGAGCCACATCGAGCGCCTGCTGGCACCGCTGTCGCGCGATTGCGGGATCGTCACCGTGATTGACGGCCACCCTGCCACGCTCGCCTGGATCGGTGGCGTGAACGGTCATCGCGTCAAGCCCCTGGGGGTGGAGCATTTTGGCCAGACCGGCACGATTTCAGACCTCTATCGTCACCACGGGCTCGATGCGAATGCCATCGCGCATGCAGCGCAGGCGGTGAGTGCCGGACGCAGCATTCGCTATTTGAAGTCGCTCCCTTAA